In the genome of Sander lucioperca isolate FBNREF2018 chromosome 18, SLUC_FBN_1.2, whole genome shotgun sequence, the window gtcacgttcgaaaatcgtgacctgtacacgaaataaaggagaaaatcgtgacctgtacacaaatcaataaatcaaaataacgtgactatttcacCTGAGACCTTGAGGTTGGAAAATAATGTTATCCATGTAGTCAGTGATCACATGATTTGTGTCTATATCATACCTGTGATTTGGCTCTTAATTGatacaaaacacattatttacTCTTCTCTTTTTTAAGTGGGGCTATCTTAGCTTTGGTGTGCAACAAGCCTTTTTCATTTTAGAACATACCATATTAAGCTAGTTAGTCTCTCACAATGCGATTTCACCGTCTCTTTAAAGAGAATAAGTCTGATGTGACATAAATTAACCAGCGGTAACTTTAActaatacatcaaagaaaaaaggCTTCGTAGATCAAATACCATCATAAAAGATGGGCTTTTACATCAGACACACCGGTACATTTATTATAAGATAACTAAGCAAATCACTGGAAGTAAAATTCTATATagtttttttctccagaatACCCTGTAAGTGGTTTACTACTTAGACTGAAACAGAGaatcttcttctctttttctctcaacGCCTCGTCTCCTCTAAGTAATTCCCTGTCAGGAAATCAGTGATTGTGACTGAAGTAGAGTGGACAAGATAGAAGCACAGTAGTGATGAAGACTTTTAAGGAGGATTCGGTTCGTTGGTGGTGCTGTGCTGAGTCATTGTACTGCTTTCACGTAGTGACAACAACAGTCATAGCtaccaccacatcccaaagtgTTTAAGTCTTAAAAACCATACATCATAGACAGAAGGGTGACCTGCATGGGTAGAGAGACTGAACTGTAACTACAGTGTCACAAGTTTGAACTCTATAACAGTTGATGTTGTGTATTGATTAATAATATTTGGGTGAAATATATAATGTTGACAAAAGAAACTGAACATTAATGTCAAACTGTGGTGTTCATGTCTTAAAAGgttacctgcacacacacacttcactggAGCAGCTGAGTATACACAATGCTATTGCATTAATCAAATCatattttgtcaaatttcaaattacttataggctatttTTCAATCCACACGATCCACACTATAATTTGCAGTTAAATTGTATCTTTCGCAAATCCCTCTTCATACACACAGCACACGCATGCAATTAAGGGGGTAGCGCAGGTTCAACCATGGTACGGCgctgttaaggaaaaactcaggagcagcacaactcatttcacatacgtgAAGAAGACTCGGGAGACCTTGATGAATTACAAGTGCTATAGTTTGTGCTGGGATCGTCtgtctgttttgtatttgtCTATGTTAGTCTAAGTATGTCTAAGTCTGGTCTAAGTATTTGTATActgttgtattatgtattgtctattttgtgtcTATGGTAAATTGAGTTTTTGGTTTGtatattatttgttgttgtttattgttATCGGGCCCCCTCCGAAAAGCTTTTAGTAGCTTATTTGGGGTTCCCCATTTCACGCAGCTTATATATGATCATTGTACCTTCTGAAATTGTGTTTAATGATACATTGATGAcgtgtgaaatgaataaataagtgATAAATAAGTGATACACAGGAGTATTTAATGAATTTCCAATTGTGGAGAATTTAGGATTACACAGTACAGTGTTGTGCCATCCCAActtctgaagttcctgtcttcctaaaggaatatttaaactcatgctggaggcattaagtttagctgaaccttcaaagtaaacaaagatattgctgGCGCCCAAATATCTCAGCACAGTGTTTACTTTCTCTATGGCCTTGGCAGGGTGAGCAGCACTGTCTTATACAGCTGCTACGTCTCCCGTCATCTATGGAGGCTAAGTATTCCTCTGCCTGGAAAGGCAGGCTGACCTGAATGACACCTGGGTACCATTGTCTCAACTTAcatagcatgggttcataagcTGGAAATTCCAAAACAGGCGCCACTGGAGCAGTTTGGGGGTTCGAGGcatgctcaagggcacctcggcagtgcccaggaggcaAACTGGCCCCTCTCCAGCTGCCAGTCCACACTCCATAGCCTACTTGGTCTGCACGGAGACCTGAATGCAATTTAAAGTTATGGTTATTCATATGACTGAAAGCAGAAGAGGTGTGTTTCAATATGAAAGAATGTGTTGGTTTCTTTAATGAAAGTTATAGTTTATAGATGGTGCACAGCTGTGAGTTAAATGCTTTCCAGTGCAACAGCCATGTAATAAATACTAGGCCTAACTACTACTTTCATGAGGCATATTATTTTTGTTAAGATTGTCATGCTGCTGTCACTTTAACTTTATGTTGTGGTGTGGTTTTGTTCACCCTTTGTAATCTGTTTTTGAGTGGGGTATGATGAACCTCTTTATATAGTCTATGGTATGATATGAACCGTATAAACTGCAGTGGTCTGGATGGGAACAAATTCCAAAATAAAGATCACGTGTTGGCTTGAGTTGTTTACTGCAGAGAAACACCGCCATCCCGCGGAGCACGGCAGTATGGCAAAAATAGCAGCACTTCAGGACTAAACCATTCATTTGACAAcgaggcgatgtaatcactgaTTGTCATAAAACTGGTCAAATttacactatagctttaatatggTTAAATACATAAAATCCTATTTTTACCAAACATAAATGATGACACGTGTCCCGGTACAGGCTGTTTTGTAATGTTTGTGAGGATTGATTAGTTCCCCGTGCATTGAAAAGGAGTGGTGCGGTCCAATAGTATTGAAGGCAAAGCTGAAAAAACGGTTTGTTTTCAACGAGAGGAAGAAGCGTTGCTGTTTTTCGCCGCTGCTACACCGGTTTTTAAAAACGGTtgcaacatttattttataccTAGTTGGTATTCGGCCAGCAGCTTTCTCAGCTCGCCATGGCTCTGTGCGGGGGTGTCGGAGCCATGGCTTTGCCTAGCGAGCTTATCGTCCACATATTTTCCTTTCTGTCCGACCGAGACAAGCTCCGGGCCTCGGCCGTGTGTTCACGATGGAGGGAGTGTCTCTTCTACCCAGCGCTGTGGACCGAGCTCAAATTGCGGATAGGTGGTGGTTGTAACGGCGGCGGCTCCAGCTCCAGCTCTAGCTCCGAGGAGACCCCGAGGCTGGAGTTCCTCATGCGTAAATTCGGTTCCTTCGTGCGGGAGCTGCAACTGGAACTCGCACCGGTGGAAGGCTGCCTTAGTCCTCTAAACAACAACCCGTCATCCACCAGGATGGACCAGCCCGAAAGCGACCCGCAGCTCTCCCAGCGATGGAGAGACGCCATGGCCACCTACTTGGACcaggtgttgtgtgtgttctccAGCATCCGCAACAACAGGTAACTTTGGATTTGCTCCAAAATCCCATTatgagttttgtttttattaaatttcaGGAAATTGCATGATACCCTCTCCTTTTTTGTAACTTCATATTATTTGGTGCGTCGCAGTaagctagcagctagctagctcagttaacgttagctataaaCAAACCCTGACGGAGTTACGTAACGTTAATAGGGTCATGTCTTTGCGGTGGAGTTAATAGCCAACGGGCTCTTAATATCTCTAAAGACGTTGTTAATATAGCTACGGTAACAGACAGTATTTTATTGCAGTCTTACATTTGCAGTCATCAAATATTAATGTTATGTATGATGTATACTTAAGTGATAATGTCAAGTCAAACGCTCGTCTGCGTTTCTTTTGTTGCCAGTTCTATTTTCTTTGTTGCATTGGGGTCTTCATACCAGCAGATACAATACAGCACTGGTGGTGGCTAGAGAACGCTTTGTTGACTGTGACTTGCTGATATCAGcactgacatacacacagacacatatacagtgTATGTCACATTTAGCTCAGGTATGTCGTCGCATACTGTTGAATgtaatcacatacagtatgtgctccTACATAAAATCTAGCCACTTGGCTAATTTCTTCTGTGGAAATTACTATTCTGTAAAGCGTTACTTTGAATGTTAAGATTCCTGATTTCAGTGCAGAACTTCTCTCTATTATACCTTCTCCCACATTCTCTATTATTCTCTACAGTGCTTTGTAGTGTTGAAATAGCACCCATCCAATGCTGTGCAGTTCATGTCTTAGTTCTGCTGAGGGGGCTGAAACAATTTCTGTTGTCTCACTTGTTCTCACTGAGcagttttaaattaaaaaaaacggaCTGACGACCTAGCCTGTGTCCCAGATCCTTGCTGCATACTAATTCTAAAACGGTTTTAAGGTTTTAGTGTATTTATTCTGGAAATGTGACAACATTCACTACATCCAGATGTCAGTTTGTGCATTCAACCTGCTtgattcttaaatgtggtgttAAACAATAAAGAATGTTGATTTTCTTGTATATAAAGGCCATGGAAGATTAGTATTAAGTATTATGGAACGGCGATTCAGATCTAGTCGGTTAACCAAAAAAGAATTACTGCAGATCCTGTGCAGTTCCAGCCTGCCATAAACAAACCAGCAATACAAATGTTGATTCTTTTTTTAGCAGTATGTCATAGTAAAATGTGCCATACTCAGCaaattatgttattttaatCGCCATTTTTCTCAATTCAAACCGGTTGACGACTGACAAGACAAATGCCAGCTGTCATATCTATCTTTAGCTCCCATGTTATCAGGTGAGGAAATGTGAGTTTTTCATTCAGCTAACAGTGGTCCACCTCCACTGTCTGGTACTAGTACATGTGTGGTACACAAGATAATGAGAATAGATAACTTATTGTTCCTTTTACTAGCGGTTTCACACACTAAGTAGATGCACATGAGACTGCTGTTGGTTTCACTGCAGAAGCAGGAAAGCTTAGCTCTCAGCTGATTTACAGGAAGTGGGCTTCAGGAAACATAATGCACACAGTACCTTGTAGGTAGGCCTATGTCATGTGTGGCTGCACAGCATACATGTGGTTGATAATCCTTTCCAACAACTTACATCTGTGATCTTCAAAACATTATTATCAAAACAGATGCAAACCTTCTCTTTGGAAGAATGTAATTGGATGCATTGTGAAGTCTAAGCCTACCTTGCCTGCTTTTCAAAGCATCACCTTTTGGTTTATAGTCTGCTGCTTGATTGTTGGCAATCTATTTTGGGTACCAGGGTATAAAGGGTTCTAGACAGCACTGCAGCAAAGTGCATAGTTGCAATAATTCTGTCCTGATAGGAGACAACCCAGCAATGTACAGAACCAGGGCTGGATTAGATGGAGGAAAGAGATAACCCCCATtctgacgttgtttggattagaaatgcttAAACCTAACCCCTGGTCTAGCTACTGATGCGTGTTTGAAATTTCCAAGCACCCCTTCTGCGCTCCATGTCATAGAACCATATACAACTTACATTAGTAATGACTTACAGTGTTGACAGAGTAAAcggatgacaaaaaaaacatccttttgAGATTATTGTTATGTGACTAGGTTTGGTTCTCTGAATACGGTTAAGAAtactgacaaaaatgtaatggGGTATACTTTTGTTATTGTGATACAGATgtcagaagaagaaaataattgaAGCCCACTCTTGTTGAAGGCAGaactttctttattttatttcaaaggtCTGGATGGGAATTGACCACAagagaaaaacaacagtttttaATGTATACCTGTTAACTGTCTgtcaaaacattcaaaaatatTGCTAAAATGACTTGTTAGCATAAATCAATCTTGTATTGTTGAatacttttcttcttttctgtatttctaacattctctctctctctctctctctctctctctctctctctctctctctctctctctctctctctctctctctctctctctctctctagaaaTCTGCGGAAGCTGAGTCTGTATGGAGACACCTGTGTTCTCCAGCAGGAGGGACTATTGGACAGCTCCCACCTGCACCAAATTCACCAGGGGGACAAAAAGATCAACGAGTAAGCCTGATTATGGCAACATAAAAGCAATTTTCTGTTGAATGTCAAAAATGGTTAGATTCAGAATTTTGTTTCTCTCCATAGAGCGATTACTTGCATTGTAATCTCTAAACTGATATCTTCATGTGAATGCAGACTCTGTAGGCAATGGGACCAAAGATTTTGGTATCGGAAGCGCTCTGGATTCCGTTTGTAGTCCGAGTAGCATTGACCGATTACTATTGAGCGGGCTTTGGTTGCGTGCAAGTAACAGTCCATGTGGAGAGCAAAAGAGGTGGAACTCATTGGCCGGAATGCAATCTCGGAACCCATCAGCTATCCTCTGACGACTTTTTATTAGCATTTTTCTTCATAATTTATCTGCATTcatatgtatatgtttatagAGACTAGCCCAAATGTCACCTGGACCGTAGTCCAGCGGATGTACATTGctaggataaagcctgacatgtcCCTCTGTGTGAATGAACAAAACCAGCATAGTGGCAGACCTTCATTGTGGCGCTATTGCGGGATCTCTGTGTGAAAGGTGCTAATGACAGGCATGGATGTTTGTGTGGGAGAGTATTATTTACAAAATGGCACTGTTGGCACTTTTGTTTGGATTTGGAAACGGTGTGTTGTTTAGTGTTTTCAGAAGGATAATACATTTTGCAAATGTGTAGTTTGTCATAATCCAGTCAGCAGGCACACAGCATCTCCAGCATCAACACATCACGACACACAACATTAATcacactcactgtgtgtgtccggtattctgttaatacactgttaatgtatgaatgaataatgtagccGAGGCCGCCAAGGTGCAGCAGACTCTGTGGATCACAGTCTTTGAACAGGGAGGGATGCTTTAGAGACTGAGAATTGcaaatgatgttttttttttttttttttaataatccaGTACGCCAACGTACTTATTAGCAGATATTGGCTCTACTAGAACATTTTTAGAATCTGTGGTCAAATCTGAAGATGTTCATGCCACTGCTCTATAATCTGAGAAACTAATCTCAGCATTAACGTGTAGACGTTAGGCCTAATAATAGTAATGTTACTACATTGATGGTGCACTACATATATAGTATGTGTCAGGATACTCAATTTGTGGATTTCAACGTACACAGCCCATTAATCCAGAGCAGCATACAGATCATTGTCAATTTTGATGGCTTTTCCCTTTTTGAAATCACAATTTTTCTCATTCATAGCAACCAGTGTAGCTTTGTTTTGCAACTCAGTGGTAGTGAGGTGGGTAGCATCATATTAATTGCGATGTTCATACCTTCCATCTTGTGCGTTTTAGGACAGGCCTGGAGGATTCGGCACAATCTAGACGGTGTCGGACTGTTTTCATGAACTGCACCAAACGATGCCAAATTGAATGTGTTGAAATATAATTGGCCAGATTACCCAAGTATAGTCTGTGTGCTGTTGAGCCAGTACTCAAGGCCACGACAGCGTTTAATATGGTAGCATGTTCTGTTTGGTTTCATAGGTCTTACAATGTTATGTAAAAGCATaacaatgtaaaatgttctcagtgcaatgtttttcagttacatatCTTTCTCTTTGCACAAATGTATATTGAGGCTGTTTTTCCTTCTTCACTTCAGGTTTATTTTTTAGGATGAAATTTGTCTTAAATTTCATTTGAACTGGCATACACTGCTCCCATGGTGTCttaactttaatttaacttGAAGGAAGCTGTGTTCATGCTGGTAAAGTGCATTGAAGCTAATTATCTTCcaccctctcttctcctcccctGTGCTCTGCAGAGTCCAGCAGTTGTTCATGGAGTTGTTGTCTAACAGCAGGCAGCTGCGGTGGTTGTCCTGTAGTTTCATGCTGGGTCTGGTGACTCCCTGCTCCTTGGCCTGCCTGTCAAATCCTTCAGCCGAGACCCTGCAGCACCTCAGTTTACTGGACCACCAGCTCGGTATGTGTTGGTGTCTTTCTGGAAATGTTTGTCTGTAACTGTGTAAATGCAGTAGCAGCTTCAATTAAAAACAAAGGGACATTGGGTTGTATTGGTGTAAAGCCTTAACAGTTGAACCCATAGATACGCCAaaagtagtagttgtagtacaTGTTAGTGGTATGTTTGTACAACTTGTGATCTCTCCTGAATTTCCCTCAGGTCCCCTCATCTCGCCATCAGAGTTGGATCGTCTGTCTAATCTTC includes:
- the LOC116065701 gene encoding F-box only protein 33, with amino-acid sequence MALCGGVGAMALPSELIVHIFSFLSDRDKLRASAVCSRWRECLFYPALWTELKLRIGGGCNGGGSSSSSSSEETPRLEFLMRKFGSFVRELQLELAPVEGCLSPLNNNPSSTRMDQPESDPQLSQRWRDAMATYLDQVLCVFSSIRNNRNLRKLSLYGDTCVLQQEGLLDSSHLHQIHQGDKKINEVQQLFMELLSNSRQLRWLSCSFMLGLVTPCSLACLSNPSAETLQHLSLLDHQLGPLISPSELDRLSNLHSLALDFSDLTSELCGLLASPRRTPLHRISLLLNGAALEFKPLEGTATEDDWKALIRVSANLRVYIMALEVNSSELLGVLKPSLPLERLHLDSYSTLVTDATLELISQQYNKTLTHFLLLRDDPDFPDLSINRNEDPLVLLAWRCTQLAVLVIHGYTVWAHNLVAISRLRGSNLRVLTISEESIDFDPDQAVCMDGDPVHNLVKEVSLGLARVWHPCLDSSLVLSEPTHHFHHELHAFSMGM